A genome region from Nycticebus coucang isolate mNycCou1 chromosome 4, mNycCou1.pri, whole genome shotgun sequence includes the following:
- the LOC128583458 gene encoding nucleophosmin-like yields MEDSMDMDMSPLRPQNYLFGCELKADKDYHFKVDNDENEHQLSLRTVSLGVGAKDELHIIEAETMNYEDSPIKVTLATLKMSVQPTVSLGGFEITPPVVLQLKCGSGPVPISGQHLVAVEEDAESEDEEEEDVKLLSMSGKRSAPGSGSKVPQKKVELAADEDEDDEEEEENVARKSGYLHNKE; encoded by the coding sequence ATGGAAGATTCGATGGACATGGACATGAGCCCCTTGAGGCCTCAGAACTATCTTTTTGGTTGTGAACTAAAGGCCGACAAAGATTATCATtttaaggtggataatgatgaaaaTGAGCACCAGTTATCTTTAAGAACGGTCAGTTTAGGGGTTGGTGCAAAGGATGAGTTGCACATTATTGAAGCAGAGACAATGAATTATGAAGACAGTCCAATTAAAGTAACACTGGCAACTTTGAAAATGTCTGTACAGCCAACGGTTTCTCTTGGGGGCTTTGAAATAACACCACCGGTGGTCTTACAGTTGAAGTGTGGTTCAGGGCCTGTGCCTATTAGTGGGCAGCACTTAGTAGCTGTGGAAGAAGATGCAGAGtcagaagatgaagaggaggaggatgtgaaACTCTTAAGTATGTCTGGAAAGCGATCTGCCCCTGGAAGTGGAAGCAAAGTTCCACAGAAAAAAGTAGAACTCGCTgctgatgaagatgaagatgatgaagaagaagaagaaaatgttgctAGGAAAAGTGGATATCTACATAATAAAG